Proteins encoded together in one Caulobacter sp. X window:
- a CDS encoding site-specific integrase gives MSITPIGAKALAKADVLRDKADRPATVRAYGRDVDRYAAWCVRAGLTAFPATPAVVGAYLAAHAGDFAHRTLVRWVAGIAWQARREGQGLDTKHTAIRDVLRGINQERPEGASGRRAAAVTIDELRPLVDSCGQDMAGVRDRALLLIGFAGALRRSELAGLDVGDVRWTKSGLVLALGRSKGDPDGEGVAVAIAGGRHPQTCPVTALRAWLDKAKISAGPVFRKVARGGHVQKARLSDGGVWQIVTRRCQAVGLKASSGEYLSPHSLRAGFVTTAYANQIPDEEIMDQTRHKSLTTMRGYVRRAKLKGGGASGKVGL, from the coding sequence ATGAGCATCACCCCCATAGGCGCCAAGGCCCTGGCCAAGGCCGACGTCCTCCGCGACAAGGCCGACCGGCCCGCCACCGTACGGGCCTACGGCCGCGACGTCGACCGCTACGCCGCCTGGTGCGTTCGCGCCGGGCTCACCGCGTTTCCGGCGACGCCGGCGGTCGTGGGTGCCTATCTGGCGGCCCATGCCGGCGACTTCGCCCATCGCACCCTGGTGCGCTGGGTGGCCGGGATCGCCTGGCAGGCGCGCCGCGAGGGACAGGGCCTGGACACCAAGCACACCGCCATCCGCGACGTGCTGCGAGGGATCAACCAGGAACGGCCCGAAGGCGCGAGCGGTCGCCGCGCCGCGGCCGTCACGATCGACGAGCTGCGCCCTCTGGTGGACTCCTGCGGCCAGGACATGGCCGGGGTCCGCGACCGCGCCTTGCTGCTGATCGGGTTCGCTGGAGCCCTGCGCCGCTCGGAACTGGCGGGTCTGGACGTCGGCGACGTCCGCTGGACCAAGTCGGGCCTGGTCCTTGCGCTCGGCCGGTCCAAGGGCGATCCGGACGGCGAGGGCGTGGCGGTGGCCATCGCGGGCGGCCGTCATCCGCAGACCTGTCCCGTGACGGCGCTGCGCGCCTGGCTGGACAAGGCTAAGATCTCGGCTGGGCCGGTCTTCCGCAAGGTGGCGCGGGGCGGTCACGTCCAGAAGGCTCGGCTCAGCGACGGCGGGGTCTGGCAGATCGTCACCCGGCGATGCCAAGCGGTCGGCCTGAAGGCGTCCAGCGGCGAGTATCTGAGCCCCCACAGCCTGCGGGCCGGGTTCGTGACCACGGCCTACGCCAACCAGATCCCCGACGAAGAGATAATGGATCAAACCCGCCACAAGAGCCTAACTACGATGCGTGGCTACGTGCGACGGGCCAAACTCAAAGGAGGCGGAGCGAGTGGCAAGGTCGGCTTGTAG
- a CDS encoding Tn3 family transposase encodes MARRSLLTGDERRRLFEPPVTDREVARCYTLVPDDLKWIDERKRPANKLGSAVQMALLRHPGFGWLPGQVVPPIVLRFLSDQVHVSPEALGDYAKRLKTRSEHAGQLHERLGIRLFVRGDIRLAVSIAAAAAVATDKGGAIVEALIAELRRRRIILPSPDTLERVGLAGRSQARRKAAEDLLAPISLSQLDRIDQLLVNDANLKKSALAWLRDIPESPSAASMAGITERLAYVRAIGINPAITETIHERRFEQYVREGAVAPAFLLNGYGVGRRRATVVAQLIFLESRLSDAAVDMFDKMVGSLFAKGRRGRERKYQASSREVSNLMRLFSGVIGAVEHARADGGDVLDTLDAQVGWWKVIQARPKIEALAALAVEDPLVSAADRYGALRRFVPTFLEHIRFRSGTGGASLLKALELLRDLNRSGRREIPDDAPMPFVSKHWKALVKPIGGPINRRLYETALMATLRDRLRSGDVWIEGSRSYKRFADYLLPKDEVAAEAETLPVDTEMGTYLAERASLLDQRLASFSRRLAKGDLVGVTLKGDELSVTPVKANAPDEARSLDRAIDALLPRVRITELLREIDALTGFSSTFRELRSGKVHDNPSCILAAVLADATNLGLERMANASQGVTYAQLAWTQSWYLSEENYKAALARIIEVHHAQPFARHWGDGQASSSDGQFFRSGRRRGGAGEVNAKYGPEPGLRIYTHLSDMHGSFHTRVLSATSSEAPYVLDGLIGRGGGEHYTDTGGATDHVFALCHLLGYRFVPRLRDLQDRRLAIIGAKPRHKILEPLLGRPIRVDVIEENWEDIVRLAASLKAGSVAPSVMLKKLSAFKRQNRLDMGLAEVGRIERTLFTLDWLESPELRRRCQAGLNKSEARHALAQAVFVHKQGRIADRTLQNQEHRASGLNLVIAAIALWNTLYMQRAVEHLRERGVAAPDELLAHLSPMSWAHVGLTGDYLWADAATAGGLRPLNDPADRLYRVA; translated from the coding sequence ATGGCGCGGCGAAGCTTGCTCACGGGTGACGAACGGCGAAGGTTGTTCGAGCCTCCGGTCACCGACCGAGAGGTGGCGCGCTGCTACACGCTGGTGCCAGACGATCTCAAGTGGATCGACGAGCGTAAACGTCCAGCCAACAAGCTGGGCTCCGCTGTGCAAATGGCGCTGCTACGCCATCCAGGTTTTGGGTGGCTGCCTGGTCAAGTTGTTCCCCCGATCGTGCTGCGCTTTTTGTCCGACCAAGTGCATGTTTCACCTGAAGCGCTAGGCGACTATGCCAAAAGACTAAAAACACGCAGCGAGCACGCAGGTCAGCTTCATGAGCGACTAGGGATACGCTTGTTTGTCCGTGGCGATATTCGCTTGGCGGTGTCGATCGCCGCCGCGGCGGCCGTCGCCACCGACAAGGGCGGAGCCATCGTGGAGGCCCTGATCGCAGAACTGCGCCGGCGACGGATCATCCTGCCGTCTCCCGACACCTTGGAGCGCGTCGGCCTGGCTGGCCGCTCCCAGGCAAGACGCAAGGCGGCTGAGGATCTGCTGGCGCCGATCTCGCTCTCGCAACTGGACCGCATCGACCAACTGTTGGTCAATGACGCCAACCTCAAGAAATCGGCCCTGGCCTGGCTGCGCGACATCCCGGAGTCGCCGAGCGCCGCGTCGATGGCGGGGATCACCGAGCGTCTGGCCTACGTTCGCGCCATCGGTATCAATCCGGCGATCACCGAGACCATCCACGAACGGCGCTTCGAGCAGTATGTCCGAGAGGGAGCGGTCGCGCCGGCCTTCCTGCTCAACGGTTACGGCGTGGGTCGCCGCCGGGCGACCGTGGTCGCGCAGCTGATCTTTCTCGAAAGCCGCCTGAGCGACGCCGCGGTCGATATGTTCGACAAGATGGTCGGCTCGCTGTTCGCCAAGGGCCGTCGGGGGCGCGAGCGCAAGTACCAGGCCAGCAGCCGCGAGGTCAGCAACCTCATGCGGTTGTTCAGCGGCGTGATCGGCGCGGTCGAACATGCCCGGGCCGACGGCGGCGACGTGCTCGACACACTCGACGCCCAGGTTGGATGGTGGAAGGTCATTCAGGCCAGACCGAAGATCGAGGCCCTGGCGGCGCTGGCGGTGGAAGATCCACTGGTTAGCGCCGCCGACCGCTACGGCGCCCTGCGCCGGTTTGTTCCGACCTTCCTGGAACACATACGCTTCCGGTCAGGCACGGGCGGCGCCTCATTGCTGAAGGCCCTTGAACTCCTCCGCGACCTCAACCGGTCCGGCCGGCGCGAGATTCCCGACGACGCGCCTATGCCGTTCGTCTCCAAGCATTGGAAAGCCCTGGTCAAGCCCATCGGTGGCCCGATCAACCGACGGCTCTACGAGACGGCGTTGATGGCGACGTTGCGTGATCGGCTCCGTTCTGGCGACGTGTGGATCGAAGGTTCGCGATCCTACAAGCGCTTCGCCGACTACCTGCTGCCCAAGGACGAAGTCGCCGCCGAAGCCGAGACCTTGCCCGTCGATACCGAGATGGGAACCTATCTGGCTGAGCGCGCCAGCCTGCTGGATCAGCGGCTCGCCAGCTTCTCACGGCGCCTAGCCAAGGGCGACCTGGTCGGCGTGACGCTGAAAGGCGACGAGCTGTCGGTGACGCCGGTGAAGGCCAATGCGCCGGACGAGGCCAGGTCGCTAGATCGGGCGATCGACGCGCTGCTTCCCCGGGTCCGGATCACCGAGTTGCTCAGAGAGATAGACGCCCTGACGGGTTTCTCGTCGACGTTCCGCGAGCTGAGGTCGGGCAAGGTCCACGACAATCCCAGCTGCATCCTCGCCGCGGTCCTGGCCGACGCCACCAATCTTGGTCTGGAGCGGATGGCCAACGCCAGCCAAGGCGTCACCTACGCTCAGCTCGCCTGGACCCAGAGCTGGTATCTGAGCGAAGAGAACTACAAGGCCGCGCTGGCTAGGATTATCGAGGTCCACCACGCGCAGCCGTTCGCCCGACACTGGGGCGATGGCCAGGCCTCGTCTTCCGACGGCCAATTCTTCCGCTCGGGCCGCCGACGCGGCGGAGCGGGTGAAGTCAACGCCAAGTACGGGCCTGAGCCTGGCTTGCGGATCTATACCCACCTGTCGGACATGCACGGCTCGTTCCACACCCGCGTGTTGTCGGCCACTTCCTCGGAGGCGCCCTATGTGCTCGACGGCCTGATTGGTCGTGGCGGCGGGGAGCACTACACCGACACCGGCGGGGCGACCGACCACGTATTCGCCCTGTGCCACCTTCTCGGATACCGGTTCGTACCGCGCTTGCGTGATCTGCAGGATCGCCGCTTGGCGATCATCGGAGCCAAGCCGCGCCACAAGATCCTTGAACCACTCCTTGGCCGTCCGATCCGGGTCGATGTCATCGAGGAAAATTGGGAGGACATCGTCCGTCTGGCGGCGTCGCTGAAAGCCGGATCGGTCGCGCCGTCGGTGATGCTCAAGAAGCTATCGGCGTTCAAACGCCAAAATCGCCTCGACATGGGCCTGGCCGAGGTCGGCCGGATCGAGCGCACGCTGTTCACGCTCGACTGGCTGGAAAGCCCGGAACTGCGCCGCCGCTGTCAGGCCGGGCTCAACAAGAGCGAGGCGCGCCACGCGCTGGCCCAGGCGGTGTTCGTCCACAAGCAGGGGCGGATCGCCGATCGCACTTTACAGAACCAGGAACACCGCGCTTCAGGCCTCAACCTGGTGATCGCCGCCATCGCGCTTTGGAACACATTATATATGCAGCGCGCCGTCGAGCATCTGCGGGAGAGGGGCGTGGCCGCGCCCGATGAGCTTCTAGCCCACCTCTCGCCGATGAGCTGGGCCCATGTCGGTCTGACGGGCGACTACCTCTGGGCCGACGCTGCCACGGCAGGCGGGCTCAGGCCGCTGAACGATCCTGCTGACAGGCTCTACCGAGTCGCCTAG
- a CDS encoding recombinase family protein translates to MIYGYARVSTDGQSVEAQVAELTAAGCEKVFSETASGAKTDRSQLKRAIASLAAGDVLMVTRLDRLARSTRDLLNVLAALTEKDAKFRSIRDTWADTTTPHGRLMLTVLGGLAEFERELIRSRTSEGRERAKARGVKLGRRHSLTVAQRAFVAQQRANGESVRHLARVLGVSKATIGRIPPSEG, encoded by the coding sequence ATGATTTACGGATATGCACGGGTTTCGACCGACGGTCAGAGCGTCGAGGCGCAGGTCGCCGAGTTGACGGCGGCCGGTTGTGAAAAGGTGTTCAGCGAGACGGCGTCGGGCGCCAAGACCGACCGCAGCCAGCTCAAGCGCGCCATCGCTTCGCTGGCGGCAGGCGACGTGCTGATGGTCACTCGGCTCGATCGCCTGGCGCGCTCGACACGCGATCTTCTCAACGTTCTGGCCGCTCTCACCGAGAAGGACGCGAAGTTCCGCTCAATTCGGGACACCTGGGCCGACACCACCACCCCGCACGGCCGGTTGATGCTGACGGTGCTGGGCGGCTTGGCCGAGTTCGAGCGTGAATTGATCAGGTCGCGCACCAGCGAGGGCCGCGAACGCGCCAAGGCGCGCGGCGTCAAGCTTGGACGCCGCCACAGCCTGACCGTGGCGCAGCGCGCCTTCGTCGCCCAGCAGCGGGCCAATGGCGAAAGCGTGCGCCATCTGGCTCGGGTTCTGGGCGTCAGCAAGGCGACCATCGGTCGTATCCCGCCGTCCGAGGGATGA
- a CDS encoding helix-turn-helix domain-containing protein, with product MADTAIPIGELSRRTGCNIETIRYYERIGLMPAPPRRGRYRSYGGGDVVRLGFVRRARELGFTLDEVRALLGLAAGGHSTCAEVRDLAAVHLKDVRARIADLKRMERVLADSVRACDAGQDPGCPLIDTLYAEPRAPAPRA from the coding sequence ATGGCGGATACCGCGATCCCGATTGGCGAACTGTCCCGGCGCACGGGCTGCAACATCGAAACGATCCGCTACTACGAGCGGATCGGCCTGATGCCCGCGCCGCCTCGGCGAGGCCGCTACCGCAGTTACGGCGGAGGCGATGTGGTCCGGCTCGGATTTGTGCGCCGCGCCCGCGAACTCGGCTTCACACTCGATGAGGTGCGAGCGCTGCTTGGCCTGGCGGCTGGCGGACACTCCACCTGCGCAGAGGTGCGCGACTTGGCCGCCGTTCATCTGAAGGACGTTCGAGCGCGGATCGCCGATCTCAAGCGGATGGAGCGGGTCCTGGCTGACTCCGTCCGAGCTTGCGACGCAGGGCAGGATCCAGGATGTCCGCTGATCGACACCCTCTATGCCGAGCCCCGCGCGCCGGCGCCAAGAGCATAG